The following are from one region of the Amedibacterium intestinale genome:
- a CDS encoding LolA family protein codes for MKTKIIAGAGAILLIAVLLVVLRPASFTSTLQKQVDKMDGYVLKGDMEISKGENLKTYALEVGYHKGDVQQFKVSLTDKELNQEQQILKNKDGVFVITPSLNQIFKFEGDWPLNTPKPYLLQTMNDIVQQKDTKIKKEKEGYLISAKVNYPSSQSYHHEDMHFDKDGKIQWLQIYNEDNVVELKIVFNKVEYNTNFEKDYFKTPTTLEKEKSTSAIAEEDLPLYPVQVFSSKLENTSVVSSGGETRHILEYSGDKDFTVIETKKKASDETQTVIMPLDMMDSMELIGFYDGSHMSVMYDNVEFSVYSEDLEPEEMMDVISSMQVAVMK; via the coding sequence ATGAAAACAAAAATCATTGCAGGTGCAGGAGCAATATTGCTGATTGCAGTTTTATTGGTAGTTCTTCGTCCGGCATCTTTTACATCAACGCTTCAAAAGCAAGTGGATAAGATGGATGGGTATGTATTAAAAGGTGATATGGAAATCAGCAAGGGAGAAAATTTAAAGACATATGCTTTGGAGGTAGGATATCATAAAGGGGATGTACAGCAGTTTAAAGTATCTTTGACAGATAAAGAATTAAATCAGGAGCAGCAGATTTTAAAAAACAAAGACGGGGTTTTTGTGATTACTCCAAGTTTAAATCAGATTTTCAAATTTGAAGGGGATTGGCCTTTGAATACGCCAAAGCCATACTTATTACAAACGATGAATGATATTGTTCAGCAAAAAGATACGAAAATTAAAAAGGAAAAGGAAGGATATTTGATAAGTGCCAAGGTAAATTATCCATCTAGTCAAAGTTATCATCATGAAGATATGCATTTTGATAAAGATGGAAAAATTCAATGGCTGCAAATTTATAATGAAGATAATGTTGTAGAATTGAAAATTGTGTTTAATAAAGTAGAATATAATACAAACTTTGAAAAAGATTACTTTAAAACACCGACTACATTAGAAAAAGAAAAATCAACCTCTGCGATTGCAGAAGAAGATTTGCCACTATATCCTGTGCAGGTATTTTCTTCAAAACTAGAAAACACAAGTGTTGTAAGCTCTGGGGGAGAAACCCGACATATTCTAGAATATAGTGGTGATAAGGATTTTACAGTCATTGAAACAAAGAAGAAAGCAAGTGATGAAACACAAACCGTAATTATGCCTTTGGATATGATGGATTCTATGGAGTTGATAGGTTTTTATGATGGAAGTCATATGAGTGTTATGTATGATAATGTGGAGTTTAGTGTGTATTCTGAAGATTTAGAACCAGAAGAGATGATGGATGTAATTTCCAGTATGCAGGTGGCAGTGATGAAGTGA
- a CDS encoding oxidoreductase yields the protein MHQIDVSDTMLTSKDILYMQDLLDQTFVLYKRIQHESTLLQTKEIITCFQKTEKQLCKNYKQLVSILQEEVKK from the coding sequence ATGCATCAAATAGATGTAAGTGATACTATGTTAACATCAAAAGATATTTTATATATGCAAGATTTATTAGATCAAACTTTTGTTTTATACAAACGCATTCAACATGAATCTACTCTTCTACAAACAAAAGAAATCATTACCTGCTTTCAAAAGACAGAAAAACAACTTTGTAAAAATTACAAACAACTTGTTAGCATTTTGCAGGAGGAAGTAAAAAAATGA
- a CDS encoding GAF domain-containing protein — translation MNDKQKTYKLLLDQLKALLENEHDMIANFSNASALLFHNLENINWAGFYLLKNNELILGPFQGKVACMHIPLGKGVCGTCASTLNVQRVDDVHKFSGHIACDCASNSEIVIPLIKKDTLLGVLDIDSYEFSNFDETDEYYLMQFCEILISSLDS, via the coding sequence ATGAATGATAAACAGAAGACATATAAACTTTTATTAGATCAATTAAAAGCTTTACTAGAAAATGAACATGATATGATTGCAAATTTTTCGAATGCATCAGCACTTCTGTTCCACAATTTAGAAAACATAAACTGGGCTGGTTTTTATCTTTTAAAAAATAACGAGTTAATTTTAGGACCATTTCAGGGAAAAGTTGCCTGTATGCATATTCCATTAGGAAAAGGTGTATGTGGAACATGTGCTTCAACTTTAAATGTTCAACGTGTTGATGATGTCCATAAATTCTCTGGGCATATTGCTTGTGACTGTGCCAGTAATTCAGAAATTGTAATTCCACTCATAAAAAAAGACACCCTTTTAGGCGTCCTTGATATTGATTCCTATGAATTTTCAAATTTTGACGAAACAGATGAATACTATCTGATGCAATTTTGTGAAATTCTTATAAGCTCTCTAGACAGCTAA
- a CDS encoding aminoglycoside N(3)-acetyltransferase translates to MAEKFTYITLEETASVLTKEEIIEQLKYLGVQKGMTLLVQGDMKQLGTVVGGEQSVIEALMETVGFEGTIVMPSFTFGLLDPSSQKKKVERQYWKAFRNGLEPFDRRLSVEMDEDTLVQQFLRNDGVARSYHPIYSFAAWGKYARIFCDKHPLHFGLNQDSPLGKMVDFNGFVVLLGTSYEKSVMFQLAKYKGDQFPVRIISAPIRSGNKKEWKDLLDISYDSKKGIKEAMEYMEEKKVVRTTFLGKGCCRFFSCREALQAAVLSFSCLESL, encoded by the coding sequence ATGGCTGAAAAGTTTACATATATTACATTAGAAGAAACTGCATCTGTACTGACAAAAGAGGAAATAATAGAACAATTAAAGTATTTGGGTGTTCAAAAAGGTATGACGTTGCTGGTGCAGGGGGATATGAAACAACTTGGCACAGTTGTTGGAGGAGAACAGAGTGTCATAGAAGCGTTGATGGAAACGGTTGGATTTGAAGGGACAATTGTAATGCCTTCCTTTACTTTTGGTTTGTTAGATCCTTCTTCACAGAAAAAAAAGGTGGAACGGCAGTATTGGAAAGCTTTTCGAAATGGATTAGAGCCTTTTGATCGAAGACTTAGTGTGGAGATGGATGAAGATACCTTAGTACAGCAGTTTTTAAGAAATGATGGAGTAGCAAGATCCTACCATCCGATTTATAGTTTTGCGGCCTGGGGAAAATATGCTCGTATTTTTTGTGACAAACATCCTTTGCATTTTGGTTTGAATCAGGATTCTCCTTTAGGGAAAATGGTGGATTTTAATGGATTTGTTGTATTGCTTGGAACTTCTTATGAAAAAAGCGTGATGTTTCAACTTGCAAAATATAAGGGTGATCAATTTCCAGTTAGAATCATCAGTGCACCTATTCGAAGTGGAAATAAAAAAGAATGGAAAGACTTGCTAGATATTTCATATGATTCTAAAAAAGGTATAAAAGAGGCAATGGAATATATGGAAGAAAAAAAAGTAGTAAGAACTACTTTTCTTGGTAAAGGTTGTTGTCGATTTTTTTCTTGCAGGGAAGCTCTGCAGGCAGCTGTATTAAGCTTTAGCTGTCTAGAGAGCTTATAA
- a CDS encoding spore coat protein — protein sequence MSKSNYTEKEISTNLLISLKHMKAEFNTFAQEAGSDTLYDSIMNLYTSVSTLQRDVFNMMCNQNWYVMKPDTPANVSKAYTKFANMESELS from the coding sequence ATGAGTAAATCCAATTATACAGAAAAAGAGATTTCAACCAATCTTCTAATAAGCCTTAAACATATGAAAGCAGAATTTAACACATTTGCACAAGAAGCAGGAAGCGATACTCTTTACGATTCCATTATGAATTTATACACAAGCGTATCTACTTTACAGCGAGATGTTTTTAATATGATGTGCAATCAAAACTGGTATGTTATGAAACCAGATACCCCTGCTAATGTGTCAAAAGCTTATACAAAATTTGCAAATATGGAAAGCGAGCTCTCATAG
- a CDS encoding thioredoxin fold domain-containing protein translates to MRKVILILGMIFLLCGCSEEKVIDHPQELSVNEVLTKLNSEKSDSFLLYLTSDNCYSCEEYEKVIEDLEEEEPFEIYYLKIDLEENDEATLQAMRELDVTIGDIKELPTTYYFYQGNLLKENCKLGYLNKEELREWLKSLHILH, encoded by the coding sequence GTGAGAAAGGTTATATTAATATTAGGGATGATTTTTCTGCTTTGTGGGTGCTCTGAGGAAAAAGTGATAGATCATCCGCAGGAATTAAGTGTTAATGAAGTGCTAACAAAATTAAACTCTGAAAAAAGTGACTCTTTTCTTCTATATTTGACTAGCGATAATTGTTATTCTTGTGAAGAGTATGAAAAAGTGATTGAAGATTTAGAGGAAGAAGAACCTTTTGAAATCTATTATTTAAAAATTGATTTGGAAGAAAATGATGAAGCAACTTTACAGGCAATGAGAGAATTGGATGTGACGATTGGGGATATTAAAGAACTTCCTACTACATATTATTTTTATCAAGGGAATTTGTTGAAGGAAAACTGTAAATTAGGATACTTAAATAAAGAGGAATTAAGAGAATGGCTGAAAAGTTTACATATATTACATTAG
- a CDS encoding DUF402 domain-containing protein produces MLEQLKEGEYVYIQSFKHDGSLHRTWAMGYVIEANAKRAVVVTNHTLVSESDGRKWITREPAICFLYPDKWYNVICMIRKTGIHYYCNLASPSLYDGEAIKNIDYDLDVKVNPVGKTTLLDEDEYREHMMQMGYSSALDKAINKGLDKLMVDIRLKNSPFDHTEIYHLYDKYLDMMEQSRKEGKN; encoded by the coding sequence ATGCTGGAACAATTAAAAGAAGGAGAATATGTTTATATACAAAGTTTTAAACATGATGGTTCTTTGCATCGTACATGGGCGATGGGATATGTGATAGAAGCAAATGCAAAAAGAGCGGTAGTTGTGACGAATCATACTTTAGTTAGTGAGTCAGATGGCAGAAAGTGGATTACAAGGGAACCGGCAATTTGTTTTCTTTATCCTGATAAATGGTATAACGTTATTTGTATGATACGAAAAACAGGTATACATTATTATTGTAATTTAGCATCTCCTTCTCTGTATGATGGAGAAGCGATAAAGAATATAGATTATGATTTGGATGTAAAGGTAAATCCGGTAGGGAAAACTACACTTCTTGATGAAGATGAATATAGAGAACATATGATGCAGATGGGATATAGCAGTGCTCTTGATAAAGCTATTAATAAAGGACTAGATAAGTTAATGGTAGATATTCGTTTGAAAAATTCTCCATTTGATCACACGGAAATTTATCATTTATATGATAAGTATTTAGATATGATGGAACAATCACGTAAAGAAGGTAAAAACTAG
- a CDS encoding type II toxin-antitoxin system PemK/MazF family toxin — MIKRGDVYYADLAGVKGSEQGGIRPVVVVQNDKGNRYSKTIIVAPISKKMSKPPIPTHVIFSNSALSYVSMILCEQLRTIDKSRLGQWICTLDKKTMEKIDHAIMVSLSL, encoded by the coding sequence ATGATAAAAAGAGGAGATGTGTATTATGCAGATCTTGCTGGTGTAAAAGGGAGTGAACAAGGGGGAATACGACCTGTTGTTGTAGTACAGAATGATAAGGGGAATCGGTATTCGAAAACGATTATCGTAGCACCTATTTCTAAAAAAATGTCAAAGCCTCCAATTCCTACACATGTTATATTTAGCAATTCTGCTTTAAGTTATGTATCTATGATTTTATGTGAACAACTTCGTACAATTGATAAAAGTAGACTAGGACAATGGATTTGTACGCTGGATAAGAAAACAATGGAAAAAATAGACCATGCAATTATGGTAAGTCTTTCTTTGTAA